A portion of the uncultured Bacteroides sp. genome contains these proteins:
- the leuB gene encoding 3-isopropylmalate dehydrogenase: protein MKLNLAVLPGDGIGPEIIRVALDATKAVCEKFGHELHYEYGICGADAIDKVGNPYPDETHELCMKSDAVLFGAVGDPKFDNDPSAKVRPEQGLLAMRKKLGLYANIRPVTTFESLIHKSPLRADLVRGADFMCIRELTGGMYFGRPQGRSEDGNVAYDTCIYSREEIERIVTLAYEYAMKRRKKLTIVDKANVLATSRLWREVSKEIAPKYPEVETEFMFVDNAAMRMIQWPTSFDVMVTENMFGDILTDEGSVITGSMGLLPSASIGTYTSVFEPIHGSWPQAAGQDIANPLATILSAAMMFDYAFNLKEEAALIRKAVDASMDANIRTQDIQVEGEKPYKTSEVGKWIVDYLIKA from the coding sequence ATGAAATTGAACCTTGCTGTTCTCCCGGGAGATGGAATTGGTCCCGAGATTATACGCGTTGCTTTGGATGCAACCAAAGCTGTTTGTGAGAAATTTGGTCACGAACTTCATTATGAATACGGCATTTGCGGTGCCGATGCCATTGACAAAGTAGGTAATCCTTATCCCGACGAAACACATGAACTTTGCATGAAGAGTGATGCTGTGCTTTTTGGTGCGGTGGGGGATCCCAAATTTGATAATGACCCTTCGGCGAAGGTTCGTCCTGAACAGGGACTATTGGCTATGCGTAAGAAACTTGGTCTGTACGCCAATATTCGTCCGGTAACAACCTTCGAATCATTGATTCATAAATCACCCCTGCGTGCCGATTTAGTGAGAGGTGCCGACTTTATGTGTATTCGTGAGTTAACAGGAGGAATGTACTTCGGCCGTCCACAAGGGCGTTCAGAAGATGGAAATGTGGCTTACGACACCTGCATCTATAGCCGTGAGGAAATAGAGCGTATTGTAACATTGGCTTATGAATATGCCATGAAGCGTCGTAAGAAACTCACAATTGTAGATAAGGCGAATGTACTGGCTACATCACGTTTGTGGCGTGAGGTTTCTAAAGAAATCGCCCCTAAATATCCCGAAGTGGAGACTGAATTTATGTTTGTGGATAATGCTGCTATGCGTATGATTCAGTGGCCTACGTCATTTGATGTGATGGTAACAGAAAATATGTTTGGTGATATTCTGACCGATGAAGGATCAGTTATTACCGGTTCGATGGGCCTGCTTCCTTCAGCTTCTATTGGTACATATACTTCGGTATTTGAACCTATTCACGGTTCATGGCCACAAGCTGCGGGACAAGATATTGCCAACCCGTTGGCTACTATCCTCTCTGCTGCTATGATGTTTGACTATGCTTTCAATTTGAAAGAAGAGGCAGCATTGATTCGTAAAGCGGTAGATGCTTCGATGGATGCCAATATTCGTACTCAGGATATTCAAGTAGAAGGTGAAAAGCCTTATAAGACATCTGAAGTAGGAAAATGGATCGTTGATTACTTGATAAAAGCATAA
- a CDS encoding glycosyltransferase family 39 protein: MKLNWWNLYFFLGILLALLPIILLRDFTPANELRYLSIADEAISRGDIFTFTNHGIPYADKPPLYFWIIMFGKWLLGNHYMWFLSLASLIPAFVIIQIMDKWVAKEIGDSGRFTAKLMLMSSGLFLGLSITLRMDMLMCMFIVLSLYTFYKIFTGTNNKLDAFLFPCYVFMAVFSKGPIGFLVPFLTTIIFLYQKKRIKTVNLYWGWKTWSVLLTGCLVWFVGVYVEDGMTYLNNLLFHQTIGRSVNSFHHKEPFYYYFLSFWYSLAPWSLLIAGVILTAVKEKTVKSDLERFFLVIIVVTFVLLSCISSKLAVYLTPVFPFLVYLTILIMQRLTWNRWLALSIGLPAFCLSLSFVVVFYLVSFAHVSVLNNPIIYIAVGLLSLFAGGSLFFLYSRRKIEQSITALAIGLFISVFVAAWALPSLNPQLGYADLCTEAKRIGDEKHIYKYSAFGLKRADNMDVFLKHNIEIATPDGLQHYKYGQSILLLKNSDIIKSQRNNGFLRTILNGKEVHVVGPYSVIVFTSNTSNKQRK, translated from the coding sequence ATGAAGTTGAACTGGTGGAATCTTTACTTTTTTCTAGGTATACTATTGGCTCTGTTACCTATAATTCTATTACGCGATTTTACTCCAGCCAATGAATTGCGCTATTTGAGCATTGCTGATGAAGCGATAAGTCGTGGTGATATATTCACATTTACCAACCATGGCATACCCTATGCAGACAAACCTCCTCTATATTTCTGGATAATAATGTTTGGGAAATGGCTATTAGGAAATCATTATATGTGGTTCCTGTCTTTGGCTTCTTTGATTCCCGCATTCGTAATTATTCAAATAATGGATAAGTGGGTTGCAAAGGAAATTGGCGATTCAGGACGTTTTACGGCTAAACTTATGCTGATGAGTTCCGGTCTGTTCTTAGGTCTCTCTATTACATTGCGAATGGATATGCTTATGTGTATGTTTATTGTTCTTTCATTATACACTTTTTATAAGATATTTACCGGAACCAATAATAAGTTGGATGCCTTTCTGTTCCCTTGCTATGTTTTTATGGCTGTATTTTCAAAAGGACCTATTGGTTTCTTGGTTCCTTTCTTGACCACAATCATTTTTCTATATCAGAAAAAACGCATAAAAACAGTCAATTTGTATTGGGGTTGGAAGACATGGAGCGTATTGTTAACCGGATGTTTAGTCTGGTTTGTTGGCGTTTATGTCGAGGATGGTATGACTTATCTTAATAACTTATTATTTCACCAAACAATCGGTCGTTCGGTGAACTCTTTTCATCATAAAGAACCATTCTATTATTATTTTCTCTCTTTCTGGTATTCGTTGGCTCCATGGTCATTGCTCATTGCAGGAGTAATACTCACAGCTGTTAAAGAAAAAACGGTAAAAAGTGATTTGGAGCGTTTTTTTCTGGTGATCATAGTTGTGACTTTCGTTTTATTATCTTGCATTAGTTCTAAACTGGCCGTATATCTTACACCTGTTTTTCCTTTTCTTGTTTATCTGACAATTTTGATCATGCAACGGCTTACATGGAATCGCTGGTTGGCTTTATCGATTGGATTACCGGCTTTTTGTCTTTCTTTGTCTTTTGTGGTTGTCTTTTATCTGGTGTCATTTGCCCATGTTAGTGTCTTAAATAATCCTATTATTTATATTGCTGTTGGTTTATTGAGCTTGTTTGCAGGAGGTTCTCTTTTCTTTCTATATAGCAGGAGAAAAATAGAGCAAAGCATAACTGCGCTGGCTATTGGACTTTTTATTTCTGTCTTTGTAGCAGCTTGGGCTTTGCCATCTCTTAACCCACAATTAGGTTATGCAGACTTGTGTACGGAAGCAAAAAGAATAGGAGATGAAAAGCATATATATAAATATAGTGCTTTTGGACTAAAACGGGCAGATAATATGGATGTCTTTTTGAAGCATAATATTGAGATTGCAACTCCTGATGGGTTGCAGCATTATAAATATGGCCAGAGCATACTTCTGCTTAAAAATAGTGATATCATAAAATCTCAGAGAAACAATGGATTTTTGCGGACTATTCTTAATGGGAAAGAAGTGCATGTGGTAGGACCATATTCTGTTATTGTTTTTACAAGCAATACAAGTAATAAGCAACGAAAATAG
- the cysK gene encoding cysteine synthase A: MAKIAKQLTELIGCTPLMELSRYCKEYNIQRNIVAKLESFNPGGSVKDRVALSMIEDAENKGLLKPGATIIEPTSGNTGVGLALVSAIKGYSLILTMPETMSIERRNLLKAFGARIVLTEGTLGMAGSIAQAQDLRETIPGSVILQQFENPANAEVHRRTTGEEIWRDTDGEVAVFVAGVGTGGTVTGVAQALKAHNPNVYIVAVEPASSPVLEGGASGPHRIQGIGANFIPRIYDASVVDEVIPVKDEDAIRAGRELASIEGLLAGISSGATVYAARQLAMRPEFEGKMIVALLPDTGERYLSTELYAFDAYPLD; encoded by the coding sequence ATGGCAAAAATAGCAAAACAACTTACCGAATTAATAGGATGTACTCCTTTGATGGAATTGTCTCGTTACTGTAAGGAATATAATATTCAGAGAAATATTGTCGCTAAATTGGAATCTTTCAATCCGGGAGGGAGCGTAAAGGATCGTGTAGCCTTGTCGATGATAGAAGATGCTGAGAACAAGGGTTTATTGAAGCCCGGTGCTACAATTATAGAACCGACAAGTGGAAATACAGGAGTGGGATTGGCTCTGGTATCTGCCATTAAGGGTTATTCATTGATATTGACTATGCCCGAAACCATGAGTATTGAAAGACGAAATCTACTTAAGGCATTTGGTGCCCGGATCGTCCTTACGGAGGGTACGCTGGGAATGGCCGGATCGATAGCGCAAGCGCAAGATCTGAGAGAAACAATTCCCGGATCAGTGATACTGCAGCAATTTGAAAATCCTGCTAATGCGGAAGTGCACCGACGAACTACCGGTGAAGAGATCTGGCGAGATACGGATGGTGAAGTTGCCGTTTTTGTTGCCGGAGTAGGCACAGGAGGTACTGTCACTGGTGTGGCGCAAGCTTTGAAAGCACATAATCCGAATGTATATATTGTGGCGGTTGAACCTGCTTCTTCCCCTGTTTTAGAAGGAGGAGCATCGGGACCTCACCGTATACAAGGAATTGGAGCAAATTTTATTCCTCGCATTTATGATGCCTCGGTGGTAGATGAAGTGATTCCGGTAAAGGATGAAGATGCTATTCGTGCCGGGCGTGAACTTGCTTCGATAGAAGGATTACTTGCGGGTATTTCCTCAGGCGCTACCGTTTATGCCGCCAGACAGTTGGCCATGCGACCAGAGTTTGAAGGAAAAATGATTGTCGCTCTGTTGCCTGATACAGGGGAACGATATCTCTCTACGGAATTATATGCTTTCGATGCTTATCCATTAGATTAA
- a CDS encoding tetratricopeptide repeat protein has product MKKGFFLLIAFSLSLPIVAQTYVELSAKALEYVNKDSLEQAEVFFRKALKLEPANPHNALLFSNLGTVQRRMHRFDEAIESYTYALNMAPDAAPILSNRAAIYLEQGNNDRAYVDYCQILDIDKKNVEALLMRAYIYSVRKDYKAARNDYDKLLLEAPGNYSARLGLATLNQKEGKYRDAIEVIEKLIAENPQDATLYVARADVERDMNQIDLALIDVDEAIRLAPASSDAYLLRGELFLLQNRKYLARLDFEKAIALGVPQADLHDALKQCR; this is encoded by the coding sequence ATGAAAAAAGGATTCTTTTTGCTAATTGCATTTTCTCTTTCACTTCCGATTGTAGCCCAAACTTACGTGGAGCTTTCTGCGAAGGCTCTCGAGTATGTAAATAAAGATAGTCTGGAACAAGCGGAAGTTTTTTTTCGTAAGGCATTGAAACTTGAACCCGCAAATCCTCATAATGCACTTTTATTTTCTAATCTTGGTACGGTGCAGCGACGTATGCATCGATTTGACGAGGCAATAGAATCATATACGTATGCTTTGAATATGGCTCCTGATGCTGCTCCTATCTTATCTAATCGTGCTGCAATTTATTTGGAACAAGGGAACAATGATCGAGCCTATGTGGATTATTGTCAAATTCTCGATATAGATAAAAAGAATGTAGAAGCTTTACTGATGAGGGCTTATATTTATTCTGTGCGAAAAGATTATAAGGCTGCCCGCAATGATTATGATAAATTGCTGCTAGAGGCTCCGGGAAATTATAGTGCGCGACTGGGATTGGCCACGTTGAATCAAAAAGAAGGGAAGTATCGCGACGCTATTGAAGTGATAGAAAAACTTATTGCCGAAAATCCGCAAGATGCTACATTATATGTAGCTCGTGCGGATGTGGAGCGAGATATGAATCAAATTGACTTGGCACTGATAGATGTGGATGAAGCAATACGTTTGGCACCGGCTTCTAGTGATGCCTACTTGTTAAGAGGAGAGCTCTTCTTATTACAGAATCGGAAATATCTTGCCAGATTGGATTTTGAAAAAGCGATTGCATTAGGTGTTCCACAAGCTGACCTCCATGATGCTTTGAAGCAATGTCGGTAG
- the recQ gene encoding DNA helicase RecQ, which translates to MIQTLKTFFGYDNFRPLQKDIIQNLMDKRDSLVLMPTGGGKSICYQLPALLCEGTAIVVSPLISLMKDQVEALRANGIQAGALNSNNDETENANLRRICISGKLKLLYVSPERLISEVDSLFQDIQISLFAIDEAHCISQWGHDFRPEYAQMGILRKKFPAIPIIALTATADKITREDIIRQLHLNNPPVFISSFDRPNLSLTVKRGYQQKEKSKAILEFINKHQGENGIIYCMSRSKTETVAQMLQKNGINSGVYHAGLSAQQRNSTQNDFINDRIQVVCATVAFGMGIDKSNVRWVMHYNMPKSIESFYQEIGRAGRDGLPGDTILFYSISDLILLTKFANESGQQAINLEKLQRMQQYAESDICRRRILLSYFGETIEKDCGNCDVCKNPPERFDGTIIVQKALSAISRTEQQIGTKMLVDILRGTPTSEVVEKGYNQLKTFGAGRDVPPRDWYDYLLQMLQMGYFEVLYNESNHLKITEAGNNVLFGRERAMLVVIRREEFVSPKKKGKTSISKELPLNLPSTKDKDLFEALRLLRKKLADEQAIPAYIVLSDKVLHLLSIEKPRTIAEFGEISGIGEYKKERYGKDFLKVINEYCQ; encoded by the coding sequence ATGATCCAAACACTAAAAACTTTTTTTGGCTACGACAACTTCCGTCCTTTACAGAAAGACATCATACAAAATCTAATGGATAAAAGAGATTCATTAGTACTTATGCCTACCGGAGGCGGTAAATCCATCTGTTATCAACTTCCGGCATTGTTATGCGAAGGTACCGCTATTGTTGTATCTCCGCTTATTTCATTAATGAAAGATCAGGTTGAAGCTTTACGCGCCAATGGAATTCAGGCCGGAGCGCTAAACAGCAATAATGACGAGACTGAAAATGCTAATCTGCGCCGCATATGTATTTCAGGAAAACTGAAGTTATTATATGTATCCCCGGAAAGACTGATATCCGAAGTTGATTCACTATTTCAAGACATACAAATCTCTCTTTTCGCTATTGACGAGGCTCACTGTATATCACAATGGGGACACGATTTCCGTCCGGAATATGCTCAAATGGGAATCTTACGAAAAAAGTTCCCTGCAATTCCAATCATAGCACTTACAGCAACTGCCGATAAAATCACACGCGAAGATATTATCAGGCAATTACATCTCAATAACCCTCCTGTTTTTATCTCTTCATTCGATCGCCCTAATCTCAGCCTAACCGTAAAAAGGGGATATCAACAGAAAGAGAAAAGCAAAGCGATACTGGAATTTATAAACAAACATCAAGGAGAAAATGGTATTATATATTGCATGAGTAGAAGCAAAACGGAGACCGTAGCTCAAATGTTGCAAAAAAACGGAATCAATAGCGGAGTATATCATGCAGGGCTCTCGGCCCAACAAAGAAATAGTACTCAAAACGATTTTATCAATGACCGCATACAGGTAGTATGTGCTACAGTAGCATTCGGAATGGGGATAGACAAGTCGAACGTGCGATGGGTGATGCACTACAATATGCCTAAAAGTATTGAAAGCTTTTATCAGGAAATAGGTCGGGCGGGAAGAGATGGTCTTCCTGGAGATACCATCTTATTTTATTCGATAAGCGACCTGATACTACTCACCAAGTTTGCCAACGAAAGTGGGCAACAGGCCATTAATTTAGAGAAATTGCAGCGAATGCAGCAATATGCCGAATCGGATATTTGTCGTAGAAGGATTCTTCTCAGTTATTTTGGTGAAACAATTGAGAAAGACTGTGGAAATTGCGATGTATGTAAAAATCCGCCGGAGAGATTTGATGGAACCATTATCGTTCAAAAGGCTCTAAGTGCCATCTCCCGCACCGAACAGCAGATAGGCACAAAGATGCTCGTCGATATTTTGCGAGGTACCCCAACGTCCGAAGTTGTAGAAAAAGGATATAATCAACTAAAGACATTTGGTGCAGGCAGAGATGTGCCACCACGTGATTGGTATGACTATCTGCTACAAATGCTACAGATGGGTTATTTTGAAGTTCTTTATAACGAAAGTAATCACTTGAAAATAACCGAAGCAGGCAACAATGTGCTTTTCGGCCGTGAACGAGCCATGTTAGTTGTAATTCGAAGAGAAGAGTTTGTTTCTCCCAAGAAAAAAGGGAAAACATCTATTAGCAAAGAGTTGCCACTGAACTTGCCGTCTACAAAGGATAAAGATCTATTTGAAGCCCTGCGTCTATTACGTAAGAAATTAGCTGATGAACAGGCTATTCCTGCCTATATCGTATTATCCGATAAAGTGCTACATCTATTAAGTATAGAGAAACCAAGGACCATTGCCGAGTTTGGAGAAATCAGCGGCATCGGAGAATACAAAAAAGAGAGATACGGAAAAGATTTTTTAAAGGTGATTAACGAGTACTGCCAATAA
- a CDS encoding helix-turn-helix domain-containing protein yields the protein MSDLENKKQEEAPKKRPYNLREKKEKKAAYRSLIRPELADELYDRILNIVVVQKKYKDPDYSAKDLAKELQTNTRYLSAVVNSRFGMNYSCLLNEYRVKDAMHLLTDKRYSDKNVEEISAMVGFANRQSFYAAFYKNVGETPNGYRKKLADKNK from the coding sequence ATGAGTGATTTAGAAAACAAAAAGCAGGAGGAAGCTCCTAAAAAACGCCCTTACAATTTAAGGGAGAAAAAAGAAAAAAAAGCTGCTTACAGATCTTTAATCAGACCTGAATTGGCAGATGAGTTGTACGACAGGATATTGAATATCGTCGTAGTACAGAAGAAGTACAAAGATCCTGATTATTCGGCAAAGGATTTAGCGAAAGAATTGCAGACTAACACTCGCTATCTTTCGGCTGTGGTGAATTCTCGTTTTGGAATGAACTATTCTTGCTTGCTGAACGAATATAGGGTGAAAGATGCTATGCATTTGTTGACGGATAAGAGATATTCCGACAAGAATGTAGAGGAAATTAGCGCAATGGTTGGTTTTGCCAACCGTCAGTCTTTTTATGCGGCTTTTTACAAAAACGTTGGTGAGACACCTAACGGTTATCGTAAGAAACTTGCAGATAAAAACAAGTAA
- a CDS encoding dihydrofolate reductase has product MKRYMLLLAATTMFVSCGGIKSSISKSENINYTVEQFADLQILRYQVPGFDDLSLKQKELVYFLTQAALEGRDILFDQNGKYNLTIRRTFEALYLNYKGDKADPDYLKLEVYLKRLWFSNGIHHHYGSEKFIPGFTPAFLKREILNIDAAKLPLLNGQTSAQLCNEIFPVIFDPAIMPKRVNQADGEDLILTSACNYYDGVTQEEAEAFYNAMKDSTDETPVSYGLNSRLVKENGKIVEKVWKVNGLYSEAIQKIVFWLKKAENVAENSSQKDVIAKLIKYYETGDLKTFDEYSILWVKDLDSRIDFVNGFTETYGDPVGMKASWESLVNFKDIEATRRTELISGNAQWFEDHSPVDRQYKKEKVKGVSAKVITAAILAGDLYPATAIGINLPNSNWIRDHHGSKSVTIGNITDAYNKAAHGNGFNEEFAYSDVEKQLIDKYADLTGNLHTDLHECLGHGSGKLLPGVDPDALKAYGSTIEEARADLFGLYYIADQKLKELGLTPNGEAYKAEYYTYLMNGLMTQLVRIEKGNSVEESHMRNRQLIARWVFEKGMPDKVVELVKKDGKTYVVVNDYQKLRHLFGELLAEIQRIKSTGDLEAARNLVESYAVKVDPMLHAEVLERYKKLNLAPYKGFVNPVYEAVTDKNGEITDIKVSYNEGYAEQMLRYSKDYSSLPSINK; this is encoded by the coding sequence ATGAAAAGATATATGTTGTTATTAGCTGCTACCACAATGTTTGTTTCGTGTGGTGGAATAAAAAGCTCAATTTCCAAATCAGAAAACATTAATTATACAGTGGAACAATTTGCAGATTTACAGATACTACGTTATCAGGTACCGGGGTTCGATGATTTATCCTTGAAACAGAAAGAACTCGTTTATTTTCTTACGCAGGCGGCACTTGAAGGCAGGGATATTCTTTTTGACCAAAACGGGAAATATAATCTGACTATCCGTCGTACTTTTGAGGCGTTATATCTAAATTATAAAGGAGACAAAGCTGACCCTGATTACTTGAAGTTGGAAGTATATCTGAAACGATTATGGTTCTCAAATGGCATTCATCACCATTATGGCAGTGAAAAGTTTATTCCGGGTTTTACTCCTGCATTTCTGAAGCGTGAGATATTGAATATAGATGCAGCAAAGCTTCCATTGCTCAATGGACAAACATCCGCCCAACTTTGCAATGAAATCTTTCCTGTTATATTTGATCCTGCAATTATGCCTAAACGTGTGAATCAGGCAGATGGCGAGGATCTTATTCTGACTTCGGCATGCAACTACTATGATGGAGTAACTCAAGAAGAGGCTGAGGCATTTTATAATGCAATGAAGGACTCTACCGATGAGACCCCTGTTTCTTACGGTTTGAATAGTCGTTTGGTGAAGGAAAACGGAAAGATAGTAGAGAAAGTATGGAAGGTGAATGGCCTTTACAGTGAAGCAATTCAGAAAATTGTTTTTTGGCTGAAGAAGGCAGAAAATGTTGCTGAGAATAGTTCCCAGAAAGATGTTATTGCTAAGTTGATTAAATATTATGAGACGGGTGATTTGAAGACGTTTGACGAGTACTCCATTCTTTGGGTTAAAGATTTGGATTCTCGTATTGACTTTGTTAATGGGTTTACTGAAACTTACGGAGATCCGGTTGGAATGAAAGCTAGTTGGGAATCATTAGTTAACTTCAAGGATATAGAAGCAACTCGTCGTACAGAGCTTATTAGCGGTAATGCTCAATGGTTTGAAGATCATTCTCCGGTAGACAGACAATATAAAAAGGAAAAAGTGAAAGGTGTCTCGGCTAAAGTGATTACTGCTGCTATCTTGGCAGGTGATCTCTATCCGGCCACGGCCATCGGAATTAATCTTCCTAACTCTAATTGGATTCGCGACCACCATGGCTCCAAGTCGGTGACGATAGGAAACATTACCGATGCATACAACAAAGCGGCACACGGGAACGGTTTCAATGAAGAGTTTGCCTATAGTGATGTCGAAAAACAGCTAATAGATAAATATGCTGACTTAACCGGGAACTTACATACCGACTTACATGAATGCCTTGGACATGGTTCGGGCAAGTTGCTTCCGGGTGTTGATCCTGACGCATTGAAAGCGTATGGCTCTACTATTGAAGAAGCTCGTGCCGATCTTTTTGGCCTTTATTATATTGCCGATCAGAAATTGAAAGAACTGGGGTTGACTCCGAATGGTGAAGCTTACAAAGCAGAATATTATACTTATCTGATGAACGGCTTGATGACGCAGCTAGTGCGTATTGAGAAAGGAAATAGCGTTGAAGAATCTCACATGCGCAATCGTCAGCTTATTGCCCGCTGGGTGTTTGAAAAGGGTATGCCGGATAAGGTTGTAGAACTGGTGAAGAAAGACGGAAAAACGTATGTTGTGGTCAACGATTATCAGAAACTGCGTCATCTTTTCGGTGAACTACTAGCTGAAATTCAACGAATTAAATCGACCGGAGACTTAGAGGCTGCTCGAAACTTGGTAGAAAGTTATGCAGTGAAAGTAGATCCTATGCTTCATGCAGAAGTGTTGGAGCGCTATAAGAAATTGAATCTGGCGCCTTACAAGGGATTTGTAAATCCTGTCTATGAAGCGGTGACAGATAAAAATGGAGAAATAACAGATATAAAAGTGTCTTACAATGAAGGGTATGCCGAACAAATGTTGCGTTATAGCAAAGACTATTCGTCATTGCCTTCTATAAATAAATAA
- a CDS encoding DNA alkylation repair protein — MELAEQLKDIKTELRLSMNGAVSQSMREKGVNYKLNFGVELPRIKSIAAKYEKDHKLAQALWKENIRECKIMAALLQPIDTFFPEIADIWVEDIHNVEIAELTSMNLFQYLPYAPAKSFHWIADEQEYVQVCGFLTIARLLVQKGEMTERVTEEFLDQAICVVLSAEFTVRNAAALAIRKFMEHSEEHAFLVCRMVEGYASSENEREQFLYNMVGEVAGNI, encoded by the coding sequence ATGGAATTAGCAGAACAATTAAAAGATATAAAAACAGAACTCCGACTATCAATGAACGGAGCTGTGTCTCAGAGTATGCGTGAAAAAGGGGTAAATTACAAGCTCAATTTCGGAGTGGAGCTGCCTCGCATTAAATCCATTGCCGCCAAATATGAGAAAGATCATAAGTTGGCTCAGGCTTTATGGAAGGAGAATATTCGTGAGTGTAAAATTATGGCTGCCTTGTTACAACCTATCGATACTTTCTTTCCTGAAATAGCCGATATCTGGGTAGAGGATATACACAACGTCGAGATTGCTGAACTGACTAGCATGAATCTTTTTCAATATTTACCTTATGCTCCTGCTAAATCATTTCATTGGATTGCCGATGAGCAGGAATATGTGCAGGTCTGTGGCTTTCTGACTATTGCTCGCTTGTTGGTTCAAAAGGGAGAGATGACCGAGCGTGTGACCGAGGAGTTTTTAGATCAGGCTATCTGTGTCGTTCTTTCGGCGGAATTTACTGTTAGGAATGCGGCTGCATTGGCCATTCGTAAATTTATGGAGCATAGTGAAGAGCATGCATTTCTTGTTTGCCGCATGGTAGAAGGTTATGCTTCTTCTGAAAACGAACGGGAACAATTCCTTTATAATATGGTCGGCGAAGTGGCTGGGAATATTTAA
- a CDS encoding Fur family transcriptional regulator yields the protein MEIQNVKDTVRQIFTEYLNANGHRKTPERYAILDTIYSIDGHFDIDSLYSQMMDQENFRVSRATLYNTIILLINAHLVIKHQFGNSSQYEKSYNRDTHHHLICTQCGKVTELKNDVLQTAIESTKLNRFHLSHYSLYIYGLCAKCVRMNKKKKTSNNNKKEK from the coding sequence ATGGAGATTCAGAATGTGAAGGATACAGTACGGCAGATATTCACAGAATATCTTAACGCGAACGGGCATCGCAAGACTCCCGAACGCTATGCCATACTCGATACGATATACTCTATAGATGGGCATTTCGATATAGATTCGCTGTATTCACAAATGATGGATCAGGAAAACTTCCGCGTTAGTCGGGCGACGCTTTATAACACAATCATTCTACTTATCAACGCTCACTTAGTCATAAAGCATCAATTCGGTAATTCTTCTCAATACGAAAAATCATATAACAGGGATACGCATCATCACTTGATATGCACTCAATGTGGTAAGGTGACGGAGTTGAAAAACGATGTGTTGCAGACTGCCATAGAAAGTACAAAGCTAAATCGTTTTCACTTGTCGCATTACTCCTTATATATATATGGGCTATGTGCTAAGTGTGTGCGGATGAATAAAAAGAAAAAAACAAGTAATAATAATAAGAAAGAAAAATGA